From Salinicoccus roseus, the proteins below share one genomic window:
- a CDS encoding AzlC family ABC transporter permease, with product MTQTALKRSIMDGLTIGMGYLPVAVAFGITAKPLLSFFETVLMSFMVYGGASQFLALQMLTSSGAAAIVIAVFILNSRHFVMAFKVNYDLKHESFPKRLILSSYVTDESFAVTANNDEDQHTFMNYFATFFIAYAFWVAFSAVGYLAGEWMSEGLILASGIALYALFIALLIPAVRVHYKYGIVAVLGMVMHYVMSIIPSVPAGVAIVAAILLAALMGVILERLEVFN from the coding sequence ATGACACAAACAGCCCTCAAGCGGTCCATCATGGATGGATTGACGATCGGCATGGGATATCTTCCCGTGGCGGTCGCATTCGGAATCACCGCAAAACCGCTCCTTTCATTTTTTGAAACGGTATTGATGAGCTTCATGGTATACGGAGGCGCCAGCCAGTTCCTGGCCCTTCAGATGCTCACTTCAAGTGGGGCGGCAGCCATCGTCATTGCGGTGTTCATACTCAATTCAAGGCATTTCGTCATGGCCTTCAAGGTCAATTACGACCTGAAGCACGAGTCGTTTCCTAAACGGCTGATACTGTCATCATATGTGACGGATGAATCATTTGCAGTCACCGCCAACAATGATGAAGACCAGCATACGTTCATGAACTATTTCGCCACATTCTTCATCGCCTATGCCTTTTGGGTCGCCTTTTCCGCAGTCGGCTATCTGGCCGGTGAATGGATGAGCGAAGGACTGATCCTGGCAAGCGGCATCGCCCTCTATGCTCTGTTCATCGCGCTGCTCATACCTGCGGTGAGAGTCCATTACAAGTATGGCATCGTTGCGGTTCTCGGCATGGTGATGCATTATGTCATGAGCATCATCCCGTCTGTGCCTGCAGGGGTTGCCATCGTCGCTGCCATTCTGCTTGCTGCATTGATGGGCGTCATCCTGGAAAGACTGGAGGTATTCAATTGA